The genomic segment AGTGGATTTTTGGTTTGGTAAAAAAAACAAATTATTATTTTTAATAAATATAATAATTATAATTATGCGTGTTATTTCTGATGGAGGAAGGACACCTTTATTTAATTTTGTTTTATATATGATAGGTTCTTATTTATTTTTAAGAGAAAACACTAAAAAAGAAAGTGAAAATATAAACTTTAATAAGAAAAAGCAGAAAAATAAGATAAAAAGGTACATGTTTATTGGTGTGATTTTTTTAGCGGGTTTGACTTTTTTGAGAAGTGGGGCATTAGCATTACGGCACTTGTATTTTTATTTTGCAATGTCTCCATATTTATTTGATCATTGGGCTAATGTAGTAGATGAAATGGGTATTACTTCCTATGGAACTGCTTCGATGAATGGATATATTTTCAGTATTTTTTATTTGATAAAAAACTGTTTAATTACTTCATATCCAGATTTTATAAAAAATGTGTATGATTTATTGGCTCAAACAGATAGTTCATGGCCAATAATTGCTGAAGGTGGGATTGCAGCAAATGCCTATGTATCAGCATTTTGGTTTTTCTACTTAGATGGAAGAGTTATTGGAATAATTATTGGGATGTTTTTATATGGATGTCTTGTAACCAGTATATATTTATCTACAAAAAGGAGTAAATCTATTAAAATGCTTTCATTATATCTTATTATGTCGCAAGGATTATTTTTTTCATTTATTAGATTTCCGTTTTCTAAAATATACTATTCATTAGCAATTTTAGTCATATTATTGATTGCTTATAAACCATTAATGCCAAGATATTTAACGGATAAGGTATAGATTATAGAAAAATGCAATGATATTCTAAATGGGAATTACAATATAAAATGATAGGAGTGAAAACTTTATGATAAACATAATTGAAAGCACAATTATATATGTACTATGTCCGTTTAAAACAAAAACTGGTGGTACTGAGTTATTACATCAATTAGTTTATGAATTAAATAAAAACGGGCATAATGCACACATTGTTTATGTTGGAGCTAATAGTAAACTTGTAAATAATGTTACATCAGGATTTGAAAATTACATAGATAAACCACTATATATAGATGAAATAATAGATTCTAAAGATAATATTTTAGTTGTTCCAGAAATATTTATGTTTGATATGAAAAAAAATTATAATAATATTCAAAAAATTTTATGGTGGCTTAGTGTTGATAATTTTGTTAAAAACAATGGAATGATTAATCATTTTAGGTTTTGGGGATTATTACGTACTATATCACATACAATAAAGCATCTTTATAAACTAAAGCCTATAAAGAACTTTTCAAGTTTTGCTGATTTACATTTGTGCCAATGTCATTATGCAATAGATTTTTTGGTTAAGTCAGGTGTCTCAGAAAATAGAATTGAATATCTTTCAGATTATATAAATGATATATATTTTAGCAAAAAAAGCTTTGAAATAGAACGGGAAGATATAGTATTATATAATCCTAAAAAGGGATATAATTTTACGAGAAAACTAATTGAAGCAGCACCAGATATAAAGTGGATCCCATTAATTAATTTAACAACGGATCAAGTACAAGAACTTTTGGCTAAGGGGAAGATTTATATTGATTTTGGAAATCATCCTGGAAAGGATAGATTCCCACGTGAAGCAGCTATTTCTGGATGTTGTATTATTACTAGTAAGAAAGGTTCTGCAGCTTATTATGAGGATGTTATGATTCCTGATAAATTTAAATTTGAATGTTCAGAAAAAAATATTAATTTAATAATTAGTGAAATTAAACAATGCTTATCAAATCATGATGAATATTTAGAATACTATAAGGAATATAGAGAGATGATAAAAAATGAAAAAGAAGTATTCTTAAATGATGTAATAAAAATTTTTGGAAAGGGATTCTTGTTATAGCATCGTATTCTTTTTTGAATAACATAAAAGAATATGAGTATTATATATAAATTTAAGAAGAACAAAAAATTCAAATATATTTTGAGTTATGTTTTTTAAAAAATTTAGCTAAATCTTAATATATAAAATTGAAATAATAAAAAATAAGGGGATATTATAATTATGTATGATTATTTGGTAGTTGGATCTGGTTTATTTGGCTCGATTTTTGTTTATGAGGCTAGTAAAAGAGGAAAAAAGTGCTTAATTATAGATAAGAGAAATCACATAGGGGGAAATATATTTACAGAAGAAATAGAGGGGATAAATGTTCATAAATATGGTGCTCATATATTTCATACAAGTAATAAAAGTGTTTGGGATTACATAAATACTTTTGCAGAATTTAATAGATATACAAACTCACCAGTTGCTATCTATAAAGATGAACTTTATAATTTACCTTTTAATATGAATACTTTCAATAAATTATGGGGGGTTAAAACTCCTGATGAAGCAAAGGCAAAAATAGGAGAACAAATTAAAGAAAGTAATATATCTTACCCTAGAAATTTAGAAGAGCAGGCAATAAGTCTTATAGGGAGAGATATTTATGAAAAACTAATAAAAGGATATACAGAAAAGCAATGGGGGGCTAAGGCTATAGATCTTCCTGCATTTATTATTAGAAGATTACCAGTTAGATTTACATATGATAACAATTATTTTAATGATAAATATCAAGGTATACCTATAGGTGGATATACTAAAATAATTGAAAAAATGTTAAGTGAAGTAGATATTAAGCTTTGTACAGATTTCTTTTCTAATAGAAAAGATTTAGAAGGATTAGCTGATAAAGTGGTATTTACTGGAATGATAGATGCATTCTATGATTATAAATTTGGAACCTTAGAATATAGAAGCTTAAAATTTGATACAGAAATTGTAGATAAAGAAAACTACCAAGGAAATGCAGTGGTTAATTATACTGAATATGAAGTTCCTTATACAAGAATTATAGAACATAAACATTTTGAATACGGTACTCAACCAAAAACTATAATAACTAAAGAATATCCTTCTACATGGAAAAAAGGTGACGAGCCATATTATCCTGTAAATAATGATAGAAATAGCGAGATTTATGCAAAATACAGAGAACTAGCAGATGCTGAGGAGAATGTTATATTTGGAGGAAGACTAGCTGAATATAAATATTATGATATGCATAATATTATAGAACAGGCATTAAAATGTGTTGAAGAGGAATTTAAAAATGAGTAAAAGTATAGCAAAGAATTTTATGTATAATTTGCTTTTGCAAGTTGTAACTTTATTGATGCCTTTAGTAACAGTTCCATATGTATCAAGAATATTAGGCAAAGAAGGGGTTGGATTATATAGTTATACACTTTCTATTGCTCAATATTTTGTTATTTTGGGTACATTAGGTATCTCTATGTATGGAAATAGACAAATAGCTTATGTAAGAGATGATAAAGAGAAAATGTCAAATACATTTTGGTCAATAACTTTTCTTAAAGTTATAACAACATGTATAGCTCTAATATGCTTCATTTTAATTTTCGGGTTTAATAGTGAATATGGAATCATTTATTTAATACAATCACTTAATATAATTGCTGCTATGATAGATATATCCTGGTTATATATGGGGCTAGAAGATTTTAAAAAAACAGTCACTAGAAATTTAATTGTAAAAATATTATGTGTATTAAGTATATTTATATTTGTAAAAAGTTATGACGATTTATATAAGTATATATTAATAAATGCATTTATGTCGTTATTTGGAAATTTAGTTATGTGGATGTATATTCCGAATGTTGTATTTAAGGTAAAGGTAAAAATTAAAGATATAAAAGCTCATATTATTCCTACATTACATTTGTTTATTCCACAAATAGCAATACAGATATATGCAGTTTTAGATAAAACTATGTTAGGTACATTAGCGAATACAGGTGAAGTCGGGCTTTATGAACAATCACAAAAAATAATTAAATTAACATTAGGGTTAGTAAGTTCATTAGCAGTAGTAATGATTCCAAGAATGAGCAACATATTTGCTAATGGTAATAAAGATAAGATGAATAAATATTTAAATTATAGTTTGCAATGTGTATCGTATGCTACTATACCGATGGCATTTGGACTAGCTTCCATTTCCAAAGAGTTTGTTCCTTGGTTTTTTGGAGCAGATTTTGAAAGTGTATCATATTTACTTATTATCCAAACACCTATTTTATTTTTTATAGCAATGAGCAGTGTAATGGGAACACAATATTTATTACCATCCAATAGAACGAAAGAGTTTACTAGATCTGTAACAGTAGGAGCAATAATAAACGTAGCTCTTAATTTTATTTTAATACCTAAATATAAAGCTATTGGATCATGTGTAGCAACTGTTGCAGCTGAATTTAGTGTAACGTTTATTCAATATATATATTTAAGAAACAATATTGTTGTAAAAAAAATATTTATAAGTATAGTTAAGTATATAATTGCATCAATAATTATGTTTATATTTGTCAGAATTATAGGAATACACTTTGGAGCTAGAATTGTAACTACAATGGTACAATTTATAGTTGGAGCGAGTACATATATAATAATTCTAACGTTATTGAGCGAAGAGGTAAATTTAATGATTTTTAAAATTATAATTTCTAGAATAAGAATAAAATAAATAAGGAGGGCGAGAATGAAGGGGATTATTTTAGCTGGAGGATCAGGAACAAGACTTTATCCAGTAACAAAAGCAATGTCAAAACAAATGGTACCAATATATGATAAACCAATGATTTATTATCCAATGTCAGTACTTATGCTTGCAGGTATAAGAGACATATTAATTATATCTACACCAAGGGATATAGTTAATTTTAAAGAGCTATTTAAAGATGGACAAGAGCTAGGATTAAATATTGAATATGCAGTTCAAGAAGAGCCTAATGGTCTTGCAGAAGCATTTATTATTGGAGAAGACTTTCTTGGAAATGATAATGTAGCGATGGTTCTTGGAGATAATATTTTCTATGGACAAAGCTTTACAGAACATTTAAGAAGAGCTGCAAGTTTAGAAAAAGGTGCATATGTATTTGGTTATTATGTTCAAAATCCAAAGGCTTTTGGAGTGGTTGAATTTGACGATGAAGGCAGAGTTATTTCTTTAGAGGAAAAGCCAGAAAAGCCAAAGTCTAAATATGCAGTTCCAGGGCTTTATTTTTATGATAATTCAGTAGTTAAAAAGGCTAAAGCATTAAAACCATCTCCAAGAGGAGAACTAGAAATAACAGATTTAAACAAAGCTTATATGGAAGAAGGTACATTAAAGGTTCAATTATTAGGTCGTGGAATGGCATGGCTTGATACAGGAACTCATTCATCTATGCTTCAAGCTTCTAACTTTGTTGAAGCAGTTCAAAATACTCAAGGAACATATATAGCTTGCCTTGAAGAAATTGCTTATAGAAAAGGATGGATCAGTTCAGAAGAAGTTATTGAACTTGCTAAGCCATTAATGAAAACTGGATATGGTAAGTATTTAATGGACATAGTAGAGGAAATGGAACTTCAAAAGGTAAAATCAGAAATTGCAGCAACTAAAAACATATAAGGAGCTAATGAAATGGGAAATTTTAATTTTAATAAGACTAGTATAAACGGAGTTTACATAATAGAACCTAAAGTTTTTGGAGATAACAGAGGGTATTTTATGGAGACTTATAATAGAGAAGATTTTTCAGGTGCTGGTCTTAATATGAATTTTGTTCAAGATAATGAATCTAGATCTAGTAAAGGAGTACTTAGAGGACTTCATTTTCAAAGAAAACACAGCCAAGGTAAACTTGTTAGAGTAACTAAAGGTGAAGTTTTTGATGTAGCGGTTGATTTAAGAATAGGATCTTCTACTTATGGTAAGTGGGAAGGCGTTGTTTTAAGTGAAGATAATAAAAAACAATTCTACATTCCAGAAGGTTTTGCTCATGGATTTTTAGTACTTTCAGATGAAGCTGTATTTAACTATAAATGTACAGATTTTTATGCTCCAGAATACGACGGTGGAGTTATGTGGGATGATTCAGATATAAATATAGAGTGGCCAATGGACGGAATAGAAAACATAATTCTATCTGAAAAGGATAAGAATCATCCAAATCTTAAGGACTTAGATTTAAGTGATTATGAAGATTTTAGATTGTAGAATTTCAAGGAGTATGGATTTATGAAAATATTAATAACTGGCTCAAAAGGTCAATTAGGTAATGAGCTTATAGATATAATTAATAGTGGAAAGGCTGAAATAGGTGAAGTTTCAGAAGCTATAGAAAAATCTGAGGTTGTAGCATTAGATGTAGATGAATTAGATATAACTAATTTAGAACAAGTTAAAAGTAAGATAAATGATTTAAAACCAGATGTAATAATTAACTGCGCAGCAGCAACAAACGTTGATGGGTGTGAAAGTAATGAAGATTTTGCATTTAAAGTTAATTCAATTGGCCCTAGAAATTTAGCTATAGCATCTGAGGACGTTGGAGCTAAGTTAGTTCAGGTATCAACTGATTATGTATTTAGTGGAGTAGGAAATAAACCATTAACTGAATATGATTTAACAGCTCCATATAGTGTATACGGAAAGACTAAGCTTTTAGGTGAAAACTATGTGAGAGAACTTTCTTCAAAGTATTTTATAGTAAGAACAGCTTGGCTTTATGGTTATGTAGGTCATAACTTTGTTTATACTATGAGAAGACTTGGGAAAGAAAAAGAATGTATAACTGTTGTAAATGATCAAAGAGGTAATCCTACTCATGCCAATGATTTAGCTTACCATATATTAAAATTAATACAAACAGAAGAGTATGGAGTATATCATTGTACAGGTAAGGGAGAATGCACATGGTATGACTTTGCTAAAATGATAATTGAATTATCTGATGAAAAATGTGAAGTTAAACCTTGTACTTCAGAAGAGTATAAAACTCCAGCAAAAAGACCAGAATATTCATCTCTTGATAATATGATGCTAAGATGTACTGTGGGCGATGATATGAGAGATTGGAAAGATGCTATAAAATCATTTATTAGTAAGTTAGATAAGTAAAGGAGTCTGAGTAATGAAAACATATTTAGTTACAGGTGGGGCTGGATTTATAGGCTCAAATTTTGTTTTATACATGTTAAATAAATATTATAAAGATATTAAGATAATAAATTTAGATAAATTGACTTACGCAGGAAATTTAGAAAATCTTAAATCTATAGAAAATGATGAAAGACATACATTTGTTCAAGGAGATATTTGTGATAAAGAATTAGTTTCAAGTCTTTTTGAGAAATATGATATAAATTATGTTGTTCACTTTGCAGCAGAATCACATGTTGACAGAAGTATAAAGGAACCAGAGATATTTGTAAAAACTAATGTGCTAGGAACAGTTAATATGCTTAATTGTGCTAAAGAAGCTTGGGAAAATGCAGATGGATTTAAAGAGGGCGTTAAATTTCTTCATGTATCAACTGATGAAGTTTATGGCTCTTTAGGAGATGAAGGATTCTTTATGGAAACAACACCAATAGATCCTCATAGTCCATATTCATCAAGTAAAGCAAGTTCTGATTTAATGGTTAAGGCTTATTATGATACATATAAAATGCCTATAAATATAACAAGATGTTCAAATAATTATGGGCCATTCCAATTTCCAGAGAAGTTAATCCCACTATTAATAAATAACTGTTTACAGCATAAAGATTTACCTGTATATGGTGATGGAATGAATATAAGAGATTGGCTTTTTGTAGAAGATCATGCAAAAGCAATTGATATGGTTATTAATGGGGGCAGATTTGGGGAAGTTTACAATGTTGGCGGCCATAATGAAAGAACAAATATACAAATAGTGAAAACAGTTATATCGTATATAAATGAAAATGTAGATAAAGATGTAACAGAAAACTTAATTAAGTATGTTGAAGACAGAAAAGGTCACGATAGAAGATACGGAATAGCTCCTGATAAGATAAAAGAAGAGCTAGGATGGTATCCTGAAACTACTTTTGAAGTAGGAATTAAAAAAACTATCAAATGGTATTTAGATAATTCAGAGTGGATGAAGAATGTTACTTCTGGTGATTATCAGAAGTATTACGAAAAAATGTACACATCTTAAAAAAGCAGCTATGCTGCAATTAAGAACTTTAATAGCCTCTTAAAAAAGCAGCTATGCTGCAATTAAGAACTTAGAAAGTCTGTTGCAGGCTAGCAACTAGCATCTCAGAGGTCCAAAAATTGCAAGTAAAAGCATTGCACTAAATGAATTGTTTGGTGCAATTTTTTTGTTGAATTCAATTATGAAATTACTCAAATAAAAAGCTTATTGATTGTTATGATGAGTACAAAACAAGCATTTTAGGTGTTCAAAGTGTTGAACCTGAAGATGTATGTAAGTATGGTATAGTTGATGGAATAGTAATAGAAGATAGGGTTTGCAAAGTCAAGGGATTAGTAGAAAAGCCAAGTATAGAAGATGCACCATCTAATACTGCAATACTTGGTAGATATGTAGTTACTCCTGCAATATTTGAAATTTTAGAAAATACAAAACCTGGTAAGGGAAATGAAATTCAACTTACAGATGCATTGCTAGAGCTTGCTAAAAGTGAAGCTATGTATGCTTATAATTTTGAAGGAAGAAGATACGATGTTGGAGATAAGCTTGGATTTTTAGAAGCAACAGTGGAATATGCCTTAAGAAAGCCTGAAATTAAGGATGAGTTTATAGAGTATTTAAAAAATATAGTGAAATAGCAAGTGAGTCACAAGTTCCTCACTAGCACCTCTGAGGTTCAAAATTTCACAAGTACAAGCATTGCACTAAATAAGAGTTTGGTGCAATTTTTTTGTTTTAAGGAAAAATATTATAGGATATAATAGTAGTAGATAATACTTGTAGTGGAGGATTAATAATGGATAAAAGATTGAATGAAAAATTAAGTGACTTTGGCAAGGCTTTATTAAGATTAAGTGAAGCTATAGATGAAAGTAAAAGTAATTCTAAATCATCAACACTAAAAGATGGAGTAATACAAAGATTTGAATTTTGCTATGAAATATGTTGGAAATTAATAAAATATTATTTGGAAAGTGAAGGAATACAAGAAGCTAAAAGTCCTAAAAGTACATTTAGAGAAGGTTTTAAAATCGGAATTATTGAAGATGGTGAAGTTTGGATTGATATGTTAAATGACAGAAATTTAACTTCTCATGTATATGATGAAGAGGTAGCCTTTGACATATATGAAAAAATAATTTCAAAATATTTTAAACAAATGAATGATATTTATGTATTGCTTAAATCAAAGGTAGTTGATTAGGATGTTTGGATTAAAAGAAATTATTATAGTTAATATAAATACGGTTTTATCTAAGTACGATGAAATTGAAAAAGCTTTGATTTTCGGATCAAGATCTAGAGGTAATTATAAAAAGACATCAGATATAGATATAGCTGTTTTTTCACATAATATGACTAGCAGTAG from the Clostridium beijerinckii genome contains:
- a CDS encoding O-antigen polymerase encodes the protein MNYCYLAVLVIIIIVFKNKYKTLLNPIIIFYSVWVLVIGLHSLHLYGLYSASQQIYNYMFIGLLFFALGYFFICVFKSRYKIIFFTKYKKKELYTLRYHLMYILASICILFFLRNFIISIALLLNGNGIDTIRTMAQDKNSILHSDSSINNFIYNFIVLPSATAIEVIAVVDFWFGKKNKLLFLINIIIIIMRVISDGGRTPLFNFVLYMIGSYLFLRENTKKESENINFNKKKQKNKIKRYMFIGVIFLAGLTFLRSGALALRHLYFYFAMSPYLFDHWANVVDEMGITSYGTASMNGYIFSIFYLIKNCLITSYPDFIKNVYDLLAQTDSSWPIIAEGGIAANAYVSAFWFFYLDGRVIGIIIGMFLYGCLVTSIYLSTKRSKSIKMLSLYLIMSQGLFFSFIRFPFSKIYYSLAILVILLIAYKPLMPRYLTDKV
- the glf gene encoding UDP-galactopyranose mutase, coding for MYDYLVVGSGLFGSIFVYEASKRGKKCLIIDKRNHIGGNIFTEEIEGINVHKYGAHIFHTSNKSVWDYINTFAEFNRYTNSPVAIYKDELYNLPFNMNTFNKLWGVKTPDEAKAKIGEQIKESNISYPRNLEEQAISLIGRDIYEKLIKGYTEKQWGAKAIDLPAFIIRRLPVRFTYDNNYFNDKYQGIPIGGYTKIIEKMLSEVDIKLCTDFFSNRKDLEGLADKVVFTGMIDAFYDYKFGTLEYRSLKFDTEIVDKENYQGNAVVNYTEYEVPYTRIIEHKHFEYGTQPKTIITKEYPSTWKKGDEPYYPVNNDRNSEIYAKYRELADAEENVIFGGRLAEYKYYDMHNIIEQALKCVEEEFKNE
- a CDS encoding flippase, producing MSKSIAKNFMYNLLLQVVTLLMPLVTVPYVSRILGKEGVGLYSYTLSIAQYFVILGTLGISMYGNRQIAYVRDDKEKMSNTFWSITFLKVITTCIALICFILIFGFNSEYGIIYLIQSLNIIAAMIDISWLYMGLEDFKKTVTRNLIVKILCVLSIFIFVKSYDDLYKYILINAFMSLFGNLVMWMYIPNVVFKVKVKIKDIKAHIIPTLHLFIPQIAIQIYAVLDKTMLGTLANTGEVGLYEQSQKIIKLTLGLVSSLAVVMIPRMSNIFANGNKDKMNKYLNYSLQCVSYATIPMAFGLASISKEFVPWFFGADFESVSYLLIIQTPILFFIAMSSVMGTQYLLPSNRTKEFTRSVTVGAIINVALNFILIPKYKAIGSCVATVAAEFSVTFIQYIYLRNNIVVKKIFISIVKYIIASIIMFIFVRIIGIHFGARIVTTMVQFIVGASTYIIILTLLSEEVNLMIFKIIISRIRIK
- the rfbA gene encoding glucose-1-phosphate thymidylyltransferase RfbA encodes the protein MKGIILAGGSGTRLYPVTKAMSKQMVPIYDKPMIYYPMSVLMLAGIRDILIISTPRDIVNFKELFKDGQELGLNIEYAVQEEPNGLAEAFIIGEDFLGNDNVAMVLGDNIFYGQSFTEHLRRAASLEKGAYVFGYYVQNPKAFGVVEFDDEGRVISLEEKPEKPKSKYAVPGLYFYDNSVVKKAKALKPSPRGELEITDLNKAYMEEGTLKVQLLGRGMAWLDTGTHSSMLQASNFVEAVQNTQGTYIACLEEIAYRKGWISSEEVIELAKPLMKTGYGKYLMDIVEEMELQKVKSEIAATKNI
- the rfbC gene encoding dTDP-4-dehydrorhamnose 3,5-epimerase, which produces MGNFNFNKTSINGVYIIEPKVFGDNRGYFMETYNREDFSGAGLNMNFVQDNESRSSKGVLRGLHFQRKHSQGKLVRVTKGEVFDVAVDLRIGSSTYGKWEGVVLSEDNKKQFYIPEGFAHGFLVLSDEAVFNYKCTDFYAPEYDGGVMWDDSDINIEWPMDGIENIILSEKDKNHPNLKDLDLSDYEDFRL
- the rfbD gene encoding dTDP-4-dehydrorhamnose reductase, with product MKILITGSKGQLGNELIDIINSGKAEIGEVSEAIEKSEVVALDVDELDITNLEQVKSKINDLKPDVIINCAAATNVDGCESNEDFAFKVNSIGPRNLAIASEDVGAKLVQVSTDYVFSGVGNKPLTEYDLTAPYSVYGKTKLLGENYVRELSSKYFIVRTAWLYGYVGHNFVYTMRRLGKEKECITVVNDQRGNPTHANDLAYHILKLIQTEEYGVYHCTGKGECTWYDFAKMIIELSDEKCEVKPCTSEEYKTPAKRPEYSSLDNMMLRCTVGDDMRDWKDAIKSFISKLDK
- the rfbB gene encoding dTDP-glucose 4,6-dehydratase; the protein is MKTYLVTGGAGFIGSNFVLYMLNKYYKDIKIINLDKLTYAGNLENLKSIENDERHTFVQGDICDKELVSSLFEKYDINYVVHFAAESHVDRSIKEPEIFVKTNVLGTVNMLNCAKEAWENADGFKEGVKFLHVSTDEVYGSLGDEGFFMETTPIDPHSPYSSSKASSDLMVKAYYDTYKMPINITRCSNNYGPFQFPEKLIPLLINNCLQHKDLPVYGDGMNIRDWLFVEDHAKAIDMVINGGRFGEVYNVGGHNERTNIQIVKTVISYINENVDKDVTENLIKYVEDRKGHDRRYGIAPDKIKEELGWYPETTFEVGIKKTIKWYLDNSEWMKNVTSGDYQKYYEKMYTS
- a CDS encoding nucleotidyltransferase substrate binding protein; the encoded protein is MDKRLNEKLSDFGKALLRLSEAIDESKSNSKSSTLKDGVIQRFEFCYEICWKLIKYYLESEGIQEAKSPKSTFREGFKIGIIEDGEVWIDMLNDRNLTSHVYDEEVAFDIYEKIISKYFKQMNDIYVLLKSKVVD